Below is a genomic region from Tenrec ecaudatus isolate mTenEca1 chromosome 15, mTenEca1.hap1, whole genome shotgun sequence.
AAATCACAGTGAGTCCAGAATTAGACATTCATTCTGAATAAACTTCATTTGATTTACCCTATGCTAtatgtaaaaaaaattcactattaCGCATGTTTCAGAGATTCTACAATTACATAAAAATTTCTTTAATTCAGTTGGAAATGGTTTTCTTTAAATCAAGAGTACTttaatgaagacaaatgggtgcataagcaaaagtggtgaagaaagctgatggtgcccagctatcaaaagatatagcatctggggtcttaaaggcttgaaggtaaacaagcagccatctagctgagaagcaacaaagcccacatggaagaagcacaccagccagtgtgatcacgaggtgtcgaagggatgaggtatcagccatcaaagaacaaaaaaatcaaatctttgtgaatgaggtggagtgtagATTGGGGAACCAAGACccacccatctgcaggcaactgaagatccccttatggaagagtcgcagggaggaaaccagccagttagggtgcagtgtagcaacaatgaaacacacaaatttcctcttgttcctaaatgcttcctccccgcccccgcccactatcatgatctgaattctatcttgaaaatctggatacagcagaggttgtacactggtgcagataggagctggagcacagggaatccagggcggatgataccttcaggaccaggggtgtgagtggcgatactgtgagggtagagggagagtgaggtggaaagggggaaccgattacaaggatatacatgtgacctactccgtgggggaaggacaacagaaaagggggagaagtcaggcaggacaagatatgacaaaataataaattataattataataataataatctaaaaattatcaagggctcatgagggagggggaagtgtggagggagggggaaaaaaagaggacctgatgcaaagggcttaagtggagagtaaatgctttgaaaatgatgaaggcaatgaatgtacagatgtgctttacaccattgatgtatgtatgggttgtgatgagttgtatgagcccctaataaaacattttaaaaagaaacaaacaaaaaaaggaaaaccccaaaacaaataatGGTGGGAACTCAAATTCATGAAATAAAattgaagacacacacacataaaaggtAAGACAAAACAATATTTTACAAATTATCGAGGGGaagtgggaaaggaggggggaaatgagaagctgatgacaggggcttaagtggagagcaaatgttttgagagtgatgaaggcaacgaatgtacaaatgagcttgacaccatggatgtacgtatggattgtgataagagttgtacgagccaataaaatgatttaaaaaattaaatggaacacataaaaatcatTATCCTGGGAGTAGGTGGGGGCGGGGCAGAAAGAGTACCTTGAAAATTgtatcattttacacacacacatacacattttaaACTTCTAAAAATCAACATAATTATTATGAATCATCTAAAGGTACGAAAAATCAGAAAGGGAGTGGAAATGACTGAAGAAGACATTAGCAAAATAAAAGAGTAAAATCCATAGTGAAGCAGTTAAGTCATCCCTAGAGATACCAAATACAGATGACAATTAGAATGTTGGAAAACCAAGATGCTTTTGTTGTCAGGTATAGCCGAGCTGAATTTGACTCCGAGTAGGGTTGGGGCGGCGCGACTGTTCCTGGAACAGATTAcagagctttctcctgtggactcgGAGCAGCACTTCAGTTAACATAGGTAACTGAAGAcaggtagatagataggtagCCTAAATTTAGGCCGAAATTAAGACAATAAAGGGGATGCTAAACCTGAAGATGTATTTGGGACAATAATGTTTTGCTGTAATGATAAGGGACAATGAAATAAAACAATAGGGAACCATGAAAAGCTAAGTTCAATGTATGAAAAGAATAAGTTGAAAATCAGAAAAAGCAATTACGCAGTAGTCTGAAAAGTGAAAAATCAAGTGGAAGGGGAGAAGACTGGAAAAGAAGTAAGGAAAAGTCAGCTGTTCCCATTATGGCCAGGAATGATCCTGAGATAGGGAAACATCTATAAAACCAGTCTACAGACCCCATATGGTGAAGCAGTCTAAAGGATAATGCAAATGGATAGGGGATGTAAGAAAAATTAAGAGCACAGCATGGAAATAAACAGACTCAATGTGTCCAGGGTCGGAAAAATACTGTGGCTAGAGGCTCCATGTCCCATGCAGAGGGGCAGAAAATTCTGAGCTACAAAGTGAACAGAATCATTTACGAATACAAGTCCAATGCCAGCCGTTTCCAGTCTTGAGTTTTCAAGAAAAGCCAGAAATCTTGTTTAAATAAAATATCGGAATTCTGAAAACTTAGCAACCGATTCATCATTTTGACTATCACTGAGTGAGTGGATCCAGCCACATCAGATGGTCTCTGAAACTTAATGTTTAAGCCCTGATTTCTATGCTCAGTTGGCATATGCCACGATGTTGCCCGTTTTAAAGAGAGAACAAGAGAGAACACTAACTCACAGAAGGGAAAACTAGAAGTTTATCCCTTCAGGGCTGCTAACATACCCATTTCTAGGATTACTACTACCTGGAATTCCTGGGGCTCGACCTTCAGGAAGCTGTACTGGAGTGCTTAAAACATGGTTTAACCaaaagatagaaaagaaaatgattagggcaaagaatgtacagatgtgctttatacaattgatgtatgtatatgtatggactgtgataagagttgtatgagcccctaataaaacgtttaaaaaaaaaaacatggtttaACCTCTGTGATTACCGAAGAGCAAAGAATATCCCCCCAAATTAAAACCATTTCATGGGTAAAAGGAGATGGTCCACGTCTAGCTGCCTTCTCAGACAGAGATAATCATCTGGATTGACAATTACGCATAAGTAAAACTGGTGAAACAGATATTTTCCATGAGGTAAATCTGAACAACCACCTTAAAGAGTAAACTTTGGTTTCTCCAATGAGGGACTTGTCACACTAAAAAAATAAGCAACAAAAAACCCCTCAAAACTTCAAAATATTTAAGACAGCAGCTGTTTCCTTTATTGCAGGCCCCTCCCCATTTCATTGATATATATTATCTCTTATCTGATACAATCCAATCACTTAAACTGTTACTTTAACATGTACAATGAAAGATTTCCAGTATATTCACAGTAATGGTGCGAATGCCACCAAGACCTGCTTTTAGGGCATTTCAGCATCCGTGAAGGAATGCCTACACCATGAACAGtcactctccccaccccaactctGTCTTGGCTTCTCCCTTTGCTTTTCCAATATGGCTAGCTCACAGTATTATTTCATTGGCATCAAATGAAATGCAATTTATATTTTGATGTGTTATCTTACACTGCTTTCAGAAGTAATTCTTTATGAaatctttttgttattatttctagaatttctttcaattttatttaaagCAGACTgaaaaaatcttttttaattttgtttggtgCACATTCACTATATGGATAAATCATAATAAATgcaagtagtcttccaaaagttcataggaaaaattccatgactttctcaattccattttccacaaatttttgaagacCACCTCCTGAACATATCTAGAGATTCCAGTTTCCTCAAATAATCtatttatataaattaatatgTAAGCCACATAGATTAGTACATACTTATTTTTGTCTCCCAATTAAACAAACAAGACTTTAAATACTAGATTCTCAGACATACACTTAAAAATATCTCTGAACTTAGGAAATGACTTATAATGGTCGTCATTTAGTTGGAAGAAGTTTTCCTCCTTAAACTTGTTGCccacaaattgattctgactcactgtccTCCAATAGGACTAAGAACTGGCCCTGTGCCTTTCTAAGGCTGTCATCTTAATGAAAGCAGCCAGCCATATTGTTCACCTCCAggtaggctggtgggtttgaacaagtgATCTTTGGTTTAGCAACTCAGCACTTTAACCATTTTACCATCAAAGTTCCTTTTCTTGCCTGAAGGAATGGAATTGTTATAATCAACTGCTCTTAAATTTGAAATATATTATGCTGAATTTAGAAAatgtgataataataatttactgcAATCTGGTTGAGGAAGgttctttttctaattttaaaacaaaataaaaaataaacattgcTAAACACCAACTGTAGCTGTGATTTCCACTTTTAtacatgaaatatttataaaagCATACTtgccattgcttgtcttctactTTAATTTTTGAAAGTGTGAAAGAAACCTTGATGCATGAAATTCTTACTTCAAATATGCAAGAAGGGGCTTTAAAAAATCTGTGGACAAGCCAgttagtgtgcagtatagcaccaaagaaacatacaactttcttctagttctttaatgcttcctcccctccaccacgCGATTAGGACCCAACTCTACCtcacaaacccggctagaccagagcatgtgcactggtacagataagagctcacgacacagggaatccaggacagacaaactcctcaggaccaacagtgagagcagtgataccaacaggggaaggggaaggtggggggagaaaagaggaactgatcacaatgatctataaaacccacctcccagggggagggacaacagaaaagtgggtgaagggagactatggtcggtgtaagacatgaaaaaaaaatttaaaataaattatcaagggttcatgcgggaggaaggggtgaggggggaaataagctgataccaaaggctcaagtagaaagaaaatgttttgaaaattatgatggaaacatatatacaaatgtggattgtgataaaatctgtaagagcttccgataacatgattaaaagaaaaaaggggaAATAAAGTCTTTAGAAAAATAGACTTAAAAGATCAttgaatttttccaggaactttttgaagccaacatatatgtgtgtatacagatGATAATAAATACATGAGTACATaatataaaatgtttaatttttttcatggtgAAAATGAACTGCAAAAAGACAACTAAAAGACCAATACCATGCATCCTTAGGATGAGAAAGTTCCTTATATACTGAGAGAGGAAAATATCAGAAATATAGTATTATGTGGGAAAAATAACAGCACTTAATGCATGGTATCATTTGTGTACAACACAAGAAAAAGGTCTTATGTGCTTACATGTGaaccaaaaaaaaaccacctCAATGATTCCACTCTAAGTTGGTAAAATTGATAGCATGCAGGGCAGTGGTCCCGGGATATGAAAGAGGccttcattttatatatttttaaatttaaaaaacttAAAACTGAACATAAACTTAGCTAAGATCTTCAAGATGAACTGTTCCTTAATTGATCAGTTTTCAGAGTATTTGAACTgtatttatataatatttatatagatattagttaaaacacaccaaaaataccctaattgtggtagttacatcatttcttgACAACCTGAAGATACACAAAAGTGTAGCggtggagtcgagcctgtcaatcaggccacagcctgatggtgcctccttgtgggcgtggcctgcgCATAAGGCGGACCCTGGGAGGCACTCCGGGcgacctgccttcaccttcctgctgattgATCCTGATCGCTGCCAGCGCTACTGTCACtgaatccacacgactttgcacctccagcctgtgatctccctgcatcctgcgtcactgcatgtggctactggagtctgaagaggggcttacGGACTAGTGTCGGACTGAGGGACTTGAGATGGACTGCGCTGGAACGTCTTCCCGATAAataaatacttcttgatataaaactctttcttatacatctacatatatgtctggatttgtttctctagccaacccagcctaacacactgttCCTTCAATCATAGAAGCTTATTGAAACACAGATGTACTGAACTAGGGTGGGATATTCAATACAAAGTACTTAAATATCAAGAGATGGAATGAGACAACATTTGTGTCTCTCTCATCCAAGGATTAGTTTCAAATCAAACCAAGATATAAATCATGATTTATCAATTAAATATAAAGAATGTACAACTTTAGCATTAGATATAAAATGACACATTTTCTGATAAGCTACAACATGGTTAGACCAAGTAACGAAACATAGGTAATTCATCATTCTTCATGAAattgcatgtttttaaaaatataacaaattaaaaaatcaGCCAGAGAAGCATCATACCACaaattaaatacatatatgtatatatgcacatatacacacatatgtaacaTACCTGATAATTGATGATGCAGATTTAAAGGTATATCATGCAATATACAATCAAATTTCCATGGTAGGGTCTTTTATGATTatggaaaattaaaatgaaaaagctAAAACTTGGATCTCGTGATAATTACATTTCTGTGACATCGTAAGCTTATATTAAAGAAACAGTAAAAGAGTTGCAAACATCAGTGCATTCGTTACACGGATTATGTTACAAGCTGAGAACAGAAAAGAAGCTCAAACACCATTCTGCCAGGAAGACCTGCAAAACCATCCGAAATTAGACACTGATCCTTCAAGACAGTCAGTTTCCATACTTATAGCTtacaactatttaaaaataattaagtgaAATGAAATTATCAATAAGAAAACAGTCTTTTTTACTTCTTTATGTATAAAAATACCTAAaggaataaaaatttaaaaattgtattcTGAGTCAAAGTTTTCTTGAGGATCAGTACAAATTTCTAATGCTAAACAGATAAAGATAAGCTTTAAATGGCTTTGCCAATGCACTATGTACTTATCATACTGTAGGTCCCCAATAATCATGACTAAAATAGACGGTAAATCTTGAAAAGTAATAGTGGAACTTAGAGGGTGCATTCTGAAATGTTCTAAACCAATGTTTTTCCATTGAAGATTCTCCAACTGGAAACTTATCTCATAAATTGAAAACTACAAATAACTAACTTCCTTTGCCAACAAATTATTCTGTCATGTGAATGAAATAAGTACCTTTTCAGCAAACTTTTATTGGCTATATAGAACCATCAATATAACTTCCAATAGTACGTGTAGCTCATGATATAGGCTAGGTGTATTAAAGTATATATGTAACTAAAAGGTGAATATTTTAGCATCTGTCAAGTTAGCTAGCCATCTAAGAAAACACAGAAAGTTTAAAATTTACAGTGATTTTGGTCATTACAACTACTCTAAGTTATATGTATAATTTATTGACAAACAGACTAAAACGAACATTTGTAATAGGAAACTACAAGTACATTAAGGAAAAGAACATTATTAGTCCCTGTTAATTGTCCATCTGAAAGTGTCCACTTCTGCAGACACATCAAGCAAATCACTTCAAGAGCAAAGATAGAGGGAATGAGTTAGCTGGTAGtgtaaacatcagacagtgttcaGGGCACAGAAATGGACCTACAGTAATAGTTAGCATTGCAGAAGCTAATGATGCTTTGTGCCAAACTGGGAAAACaggaataccatgcagttttactGAACTCACCTGACAGAGGTGTAAAACCATTCTCTAGGAGCAGAGATGCATGCACAAAAGTAAGAATATGATTGCAAGTAATAgactacaataaaataaaaatataacactAAACTTCAAAATGACAAACAATGGACATGATGAGGTTGTTGGAATGAGAATCTCTTGTCTCACCTCTCTCTTTGCCAGCAGCACGTTGGGGACAATGTGGGGCAAGCAGCGTCCCAGCATTAGCATCACACTCTTTTCACTGTCTGCGATCCGAGACACCTAGGAAACCAAAGGGTTCATAAACGACCCCAGGAGAGAACTTCCGTGCACAAATGTATTTGACGATGGTAAGATTCTACCTCTGCTTCAAACACACATTACAAATATGAGGCCAATAACTGTTCCTCTAAACTGGCCTAACAGTCCTGTGGGTTAGAGGTGAATTAAAAACACCAGTTAGCATGAGTGGAACCAACCAAGGTGGTCTGTTAACTCACTTCTGTATCCTAGTACGGATAGTACAGAATGAGGGCagcctcaaggagccctggtactgtTGCTGGTTCTGTGTGGGctgtcaaccacaaggtcagcagttccaacccaccagcagttctatggggaaaagatgaggatttctactcctgtatagaACTAGTCTCAGAACGTgcagaggcagctctgctctgtcctattgggaCACTTCAGAGtaggtatcaactcaatggcagtgagttagttcagtttggttttttggagggCAGCCTGACTGGTTTCCTTCAACCTTGAAAAGAAACCTATACTGCAAAATCACTGCCTAGTACTTGTTCGTATAAAGAAGTGGCACGTTACCAGTGGCCCATGCACAGTCGTGCAATAAAAATGGGCCAGAAATGCATCTCAGCCATCCACTAGCTCTTGATTATCACCAATGGCACTGCAATGAAGAACCACACGTGGGGCCACGTGGAATTAACCACTGGATGACCACATAGCGAAGTGTGAGGAAAAGAAAACCCACCTCAGCATGAGCCTGCAAGTATCCTAGCAAAATACTTGAGGAAGACTTACCTGAGGATTAACAACTAACAAAGTCAGTCATTCAAATAATTcccaatgaaatgaaaataatggaATAAGAGGAAATAAAACAGTAGACATTCAAACGGAATCCCCAAATTGTACCAAAGAGAAACATGCACCATGTATCAGTATTTAATTTAATATTAATAAACAAAGCTTTAATCCCAAACCAGAAATACTCAACCACCTTCTTAAAGTTTAACATTTTAGGAAGAACTTTTTAGAATATTATCATAAACAGACTTGTTTAAGAAATATAGACTAATTACAGCTGTTTAGCTAGAGATACTAAGAAGGAAAACATCAAAATGTTTGAAGATCTATATGATATAATTTACCGCTCTCTTTCCCTGTCCCCGCCGAGCTGTGCGGAGGCGGAGGCTCCGGTGTGTTCAAGATTCGGTCCCACCCGTAACCTACCGCCATGGCCGAGGAAGGCATTGCTGCTGGAGGTGTAATGGACGTTAACACTGCATTACAAGAGGTGCTGAAGACCGCCCTCATCCACGATGGCCTAGCACGTGGAATCCGCGAAGCTGCCAAAGCCTTAGACAAGCTCCAAGCTCATCTTTGTGTGCTTGCATCCGACTGTGATGAGCCGATGTATGTCAAGCTGGTGGAGGCCCTATGTGCTGAACACCAGATCAACCTCATTAAGGTTGATGACAACAAGAAACTAGGAGAGTGGGTGGGCCTCTGCAAAACTGATAGAGAAGGAAAACCCCGGAAAGTGGTTGGTTGCAGTTGTGTGGTTGTTAAGGACTATGGCAAAGAATCTCAAGCCAAGGATGTTATTAAAGAATACTTTAAATGCAAAAAATGAGCAAATAAAACTTGgctaattgttaaaaaaaaaaaaaatttacctcTGACCCTAGACGACTATCTGCTGACATTCGACAAAATGAGAGTAGTGCTTGGTGGAAAGCAGGAGACAATTTCCTAGAAGAAAATATTGGATGAAAAGAATACCAGAGTTTATCAGGGCACTTAAGGAGCAGATTGAATGTTACAACTCCCATTCCAACACTAACTCAAAGCCTCCAAACATCAGCCAGGTGCCTTAGCCACCAATGACTTGGAAGGCATTTTACCAGCAAATCATCCAAGGGAAAAGAGCACCAGTAATCACTGCGTCTGAAGTAGCCTGAACGAGTGAATGGGCCTTAAAGGTGAGTGGGTTGATACTGAATAGAGGTAAATAAAACCATTTGCATAATGTGAAATGAGGATATATTCCTGTCAATTCTTGAAGGTCCAGAAATATATGTAGTGAATGCAAAGGCTGGCCTGGCATGCTGTTGAGAAGAATCAAAGTATTTCAGAGTTTCAGATACAGGGTAAACTTTCATGCCAGAAACCTACCTGAAAGATGTATAATTTAGAGATAAAATAAAAAGGATCACTCAGCATTCACAATATATTTGAAAGAATGCTAACTTTGTACAATTAAAAATACTAAGTAATTTATTTAAATAGGGACATTAAAATCACCGCTAACATTTCTAAAACACTGGTTTCTATGTGGGTGTTGTTCCGATACCAGGGAGTTGGATCTGACCCACAGTAATCCTCTATGTATacaagaacaaagcactgcccagtcctgtgtcatcgaaACTAACACTgctatctttgagcccattgttaagccactgtgtcaatccatctagctGAGGGCCTTACTCTTATTTACTGAAaattttaccaagcacaatgtccttctccaggaactgattcATCTTAATAATATGTCAGGATCTTCacatcaaaggagcattctgacttctAAAGCAAATTTGTTTACTCTTCTGACAGCCAGtagtatagtcaatattctttaccaatatcATTGATTCAAAGGCATaatttctctggtcttccttattcattgtctagcttttgtACGCACAGGAAATTAAAACTAACCATGGCTTGGATAAGCCACATCTCGGTCCGCAAGGTGTCTTCTTGATTTTTAATGCcttcaagaggtcttttgcagcaggtttgcccagtgcAGTACAATGTTTGATTTTTCAACTTAGCCCGATTTTCCCAGGCGTtagtgtggatccaagtaaaagaaaTGCCTAACTACTTAGGTACTTTCTTTGTTTACATGttgttattggtccagttatgaggatcttCAATTTCTGCAGGTTGCGGTGTAGTTCATACTGAAAAGTTACagacccaaaccaagcccactcctGACAAGCAAATTCTGTactcctattggacagagtatcaCTGCCCCATAGAACTCTCAAGGCTTTAATCTTTACATACACATCCTGCCCTATCTTTTTCCTGCAGttgctagtggattcaaactgtcaacctttcagttagaaagcaaatgcttaccTCCTATAGCATCAAGGCTTCAGAAATTACCTAATGGAGTTTACTAAGCATTGTTGATGCTAGCACACCAGAGCGGCATTTTAGTCCTTGCTCATTTACATGTTCCCTTCCATATTCTCAGCACCATAATCTGTCCAAATGCCCAACTTAGAAACCTTTCAGCCAGCCTAGGTCTCTTTCCCTCTTTGAACCCCATCTCCACTCAGTCTTCTACCTCTAAAATATCTTGTCAATCTATCTACTTCTTTCCATCCCTAGTACCAATGCTATGCTATGTAGACTTCACCATTTCTTATTTGGGCTCTTCTAATAGATACCCTGCAAGTCTTCCTTCCTTCCAGTCACTGCTACCTGACAGGCCCTTTCTAACACTTCTGCCATGTCCTTCCTCTTGAAAACTGAACTAAAAACAGGCTGACATTTCTTGGTCTGCCTCGACCCTCCAGCTTCATTTTCTGTCACGCTCTCTTTGACATGGTGTTTGCTCTTGGTCCGGTATTCTGCCTCTTACTTCTTTGCCTGATTCATTCCTACTTAAGTCTTCAGGTCTCAGATGAAATATCACTTCTTCAGTAAAACCTTTTGTGCTTTGATGACAAGAGTTGTTGCGACATGATTAGATAGTCCCAAAGGAAGTTGTACTTTCCTTATATCACATTTTTTGTACCTTTTTGGATTTGCTGTTTGTTTGCCTCTCTCATAAAACTTATTAGCCTTGTGACTGAAGGGATTGCTACATAGTCCTGTGACAGTACCTGGCAG
It encodes:
- the LOC142428000 gene encoding small ribosomal subunit protein eS12-like, which gives rise to MAEEGIAAGGVMDVNTALQEVLKTALIHDGLARGIREAAKALDKLQAHLCVLASDCDEPMYVKLVEALCAEHQINLIKVDDNKKLGEWVGLCKTDREGKPRKVVGCSCVVVKDYGKESQAKDVIKEYFKCKK